The window GTTGATTGGTGCAATACGCGTTGTGAAAGAAGTTTTTATCGACATTGATTGGGGAACCGATAAGGTGATGCAACAGTCGAGACTTGCGCTAGCAGGTAGCGACTTGAGTTGGCAAGAATTATCAGTGCAACATGATGTTGATATTAAAGCTGATTTGAAGTATCTTAGCTTACATGATGAATTTAAAGACTTTATTGCTTAGGTTTTTCGGGGTATTTTTTGATCATGCGGTGCATATCAAACTCTTTTTCCTGATGATCTTTCGCTATGCCCTGAGCTTGGACGATGTATTCAATGCGGGTAAAAAGAGTAATTAACCTCAGATCAATACGCACACTGCCTAACTCAATAGAAAGACTTTCTTTGCCCGGAATAGAAAGTTGCCGCTCTGAAAAAGGGAGCTTTTGGTGCTCAATACTGAGAGCGCGCAAATCAAAAGTAATGGGCTTATCGGTGATGTTTTTCAGATAGAGTTGCGTATGACTATCAGCTAAATAGTCACTGGGCTGTTGTCGGCGGGTGAATTCTTTAATGCTATAACCACCGGGGACAGATTTTTTTAGCAATTGTGTGACCAGAGATAACTCTAATCTTGCGGGTACAATGTCGGTTTTTAATTGATAAAACTGTGAATAACGACGATTTTCAATTTTCCCTGTGTCGGGGTTGTAGGCGACTTCTTCGTGTTGAATGGTGGTGCTACGCAAGGTATTGCTAGCATCGCTGAGAGCATTATTCGCTTTAATACCCATTTCACTGCTACAGGATTGCAATAAATGAGTACTAAAAATTATCAAGAACACGAGTAGAAATTGTCGCATTTTATATTACCAGTCCATTCTTTATTATCTATTTTCTCTATTATAGGTCTTATTCGTTATTTATCCATCATCCTAAAATAATCAGTTGAATCGTAGCGAGAGCGACTTAGGTGCTGAAGATTAAGGGTTTTACAGGTTATTTTGGCTTTATTCGTAGTCACCCTACGGGTGAAGTCAAAATGTTCTGGAAAATCCTTAAGATTCAGTGCATAAGGCGGTCGCAGTAGGTTCAACTGATTTTTTTAGGATCATAGCGCTTATGAACAAACCTTCCATAAAGGGGGTTTTTACTATATTCTAAGCGCAGTTTTTTCCCTGCATTATTAGCTGAAGTGAGTTTTTTATGTCAATTTTTTCAATAGATGGCCTTTGTTTGGCCTTTGGTACCCACGTTTTATTAGACAAAGCCAATTTTTCCCTGGAAATGGGTGAGCGGGTTTGTTTGATCGGTCGGAATGGGACGGGGAAAACCACCCTGATGCGCCTGATTCAGGGAGAAATGCAGGCAGATGAGGGTGATGTACGAAAAAAAGATGGTCTCATCGTCTCCTCCTTGTCTCAGGAAGTACCTCATGAAGCGAGAGGCAGTGTGTTTGATATTATTGCCTCTGGACTGGGCGATGCAGCAAGATTGCTACAGGAATATAATCATGTGCTCCATGATGTGGCCAATGGTGATGAGCAAGCGCTGAACAAAATGGAAAAAATTCAGCATGAGCTGGAATCAGTCAATGGCTGGTCCTTGGTGCAAAAAGTAGAAGAAACGATTTCTCGTTTGCAATTATCAGCTGATAGTCTGATTGAAGATTTATCCGGTGGTCTAAAGCGTCGAGTGATGCTGGCAAAGGCATTGGTCATTGAACCTGATATTTTAATGCTGGATGAACCAACCAACCACCTTGATATTGAATCCATACTCTGGTTGGAAAACTTTTTAAAATCCTATAGTGGCTGTGTGTTGTTTATTACTCACGATAGGATTTTCTTACAAAATGTTGCGACACGTATCCTTGAATTGGATCGTGGTCAACTCGTTTCTTTCCCCGGTGATTACCAAACCTATCTGCGTCGTAAAGAAGAAATGCTTCATGCCGAAGAAAAAGCCAATGATCTATTTGACAAAAAACTTGCCGAAGAAGAAGTCTGGATCCGACAGGGCATTAAGGCCCGTCGTACTCGTAATGAAGGGCGTGTCAGAGCCTTGAAGGCCATGCGTAATGAACGCAGTGAGCGACGCGATTTACAGGGCAAGGCGAAGATGGAATTAGATGATAAGAAAAATTCCGGTAAGTTGGTGGTCGAAGTCGATAATATTAGCTATCAATATGATAAACAAGTAATAGTAAAAGATTTCTCAACAGTGATTATGCGTGGTGATCGCATTGGTATTATCGGTCCAAATGGTGTGGGTAAAACCACTATGCTTAACCTGCTTTTGGGTGAATTGACCCCTCAGAGCGGTCAGGTAAAACTCGGGACTAAATTGGAAATTGCTTATTTTGACCAGTTGCGTAACCAATTGGATGAAGAAAAATCCATTATTGAAAATATCGGGCAGGGTAGGGAATTTGTCAGTATTAATGGCCGTGACCGCCATGTTTTTAGTTATTTAGGTGATTTTTTATTCTCATCAGAACGTGCAAAAGTATCAGTAAAAGCCCTTTCCGGGGGGGGAAGAAATCGTTTGTTATTAGCCAAGCTTTTTACCAAGCCAGCTAATTTACTGATACTTGATGAGCCAACCAATGATTTAGACAGTGAAACGCTGGAATTATTAGAATCACTTCTGATTGAATACAAGGGTACTTTAATTATTGTCAGCCATGACCGTGCTTTTCTGAATAATGTGATCACCAGCTCATTGGTTTTTGAGGCTGATGGCATCAATGAGTATGTCGGAGGCTATGATGATTGGCTTAGACAGAGAAAATCAGTTGTAGCTCCAGTGAGTAAATCGACCAATGCGCCGGTGTCTGCTGTTGTGAATGCTCAAGTTAAGCCTCTAGTTAAGCTGAGCTATAAAGAGCAACGTGAATTGGATAATTTGCCTGCCAAAATAGAGACTTTGGAAAGCCAACAGGCTGAACTTGAAACGCAAATTGCTCAGCCTGAGTTCTATCAACAGGATCAGGGTGATGTGGCAAGAAAACTGTCAGAACTGGAAGCCGTAAATCAGCAATTAGATACGATTTATACTCGTTGGGATGAGCTGGAAGAAAAGAAGTCAGGTAGCTAAGTGAGTTTTTAATATAAACTGCTTAGCTATTTGTTTTTGGGATGAATTTTGCTTGCTTTATTTGCTAAGGTGGTTTATTCTTCCCGACCTTGGAGAGGTGGCCGAGTGGCCGAAGGCGCACGCCTGGAAAGTGTGTAAACCGTAAGGTTTCGGGGGTTCGAATCCCCCCCTCTTCGCCATATTTAGAACCACCTACTGGTTAAACGAGTAGGTGGTTTTTTTATGCCTGAAACACAAGTAGGTAAGCCTGCTATTTATTTATGAGAAAACAAGCAACTGTTTTAGTTTTTCTTTTTTTTGATTTGATTAAACTTTGGTACATTTTGATTAAATGTTTAGGTGTGTTTTGTTGATTGTTGGGTGAAATTAGATTTTGTAGTTCCAAAATCTCCGTTTTGAGTTGTTGTTCCAATTCCATTAGATTCATTCCAATTGTTCAGAAGTAGAACTTCAATGATAACATTAATTAGTTTTTTCTAATGTAGGATAGATGAGTAAAATGTGTAGGATTTTTTTTAAATAAGTGTCAGATTTTGCCGACAAAGGATCAAGTGTTTAGGGTCACTTGATCGCTTATCGAAAAATAAAGTTTTAATGGTTTACATATTGACTGTTTCAGGACCCATGAGTAAGGTGGGTAAGAACAATGACACTTCAGGGACATAAGTAATAATCATCAGGAAGCTTAAAAGTAGTAGTAACCAGGGGTAGGTTGCCTTAATGACTTCAATCATGCTCATGCCGGTAATGCCTGAGGTGACAAATAAATTAAGCCCCACAGGTGGGGTAATCATGCCGATTTCCATATTGACGACCATAATGATCCCCAAGTGGATAGGATCGATACCGAGTTGAATCGCGATAGGAAATAGAATGGGCGCCATAATCAGTAAAATTCCTGATGGCTCCATAAAATTACCGGCGATAAGCAACATGATGTTGACGATTAATAAAAAGCCCCAGGTGGGCAAACCGATAGAAATAATGAGTTCAGCGATTTCATGCGGGATGCGTTCAGAAGTTAATACGAAGGCAAATAACAGTGCATTGGCAATAATAAACATCAGCATGACACTGGTTTTGCCAGCATCAATGATCACTTTGGGTACGTGAGAAAATTTAATATCCCGATAAGCAAAAACGGCAATGATAAAGGCATAGACAGCGGCTACTGCGGCAGCTTCAGTGGGAGTAAAGATACCACCATAGATACCTCCCATAATGATCACAATCAAAAATAATCCACCGGAAGCATTGATTGCAGAATGCAGGAGTTGTTTACCACCCTTAAACGGGACATTGGGAAAGTTCTTTTTGCGGGCAATGAAATAAATAGTAATCATCATCATGATGCCAATCATGAGCCCGGGAATAACCCCGGCAAGAAACATTCGACCTACAGAAACATCAGTGGCCGCGGCATAAACCACCATGACGATAGAAGGGGGAATTAGAATACCCATGGTGCCAGCGGTGCTGATTACTCCAGCGGCAAAAGATTGTGTATAGCCTTCACGTACCATACCGGCAATAACAATGGAACCAATGGCTACGACCGTGGCAGGTGATGAACCGGATACTGCAGCAAACATCATACAGGCTAAGACTGAGGCCATCGCCAAACCACCACGTATCCAACCCACACTGTCTACGGCAAAATCAACCAGACGACGTGCAGCGCCTCCTGTAGTTAAGAAGGCTGAGGCTAAAATAAAAAATGGGATAGCCATAAGAGTATAGTGTTCCATGGCGGTGAAAATTTTTCCAGCCAGAGAAGCCATGGAGTCATCAGAAAATATTAAGATGGTCAGAGTGCTGGCAAGTCCAAGCGAAAAACCGACCGGTACACCAATGAGCATAAAGAAAAAAAGCATGATAAAAAGGGCGGTTGCGGTCATTTTTTGGTTTGCTCTAGTGCTTCAGTTTGATTGATTTCTTCCAGTAATTGGTCTGTCTCATTGACAAAATGCATCGTCTCAACTTCGCCCTTATAGACTTTCCAGGCAACTTCGAGTAAGCGGAAAAAGATCAGTGCAAAACCGACAGGTAAAATGATTTTTATTTTCCATTCTTCAATGGGCAGGTCTTCGGCTTCGATGCCGATGAGTTTTAATTTAGCAATATAATCCCATCCTCCCTTGAAGAGAATGGCACAGTAGAGTAGACAAAATCCAATAGCACTGAGCGTGATATATTTTCGGGTACGCTTTGAAAACAGATCGACAAAAGAGTCTATACTAATGTGTACGCCTTTTTTGACGCAATAGGCGGCTCCAAACATGACCAGCCAGGCAAAAAGGTAGGTGGTTAATTCGAGTGCCCACACTGCGCCGGAGTTGAAGACATAGCGTGCAACAACTTGTGAAAAAGTGACCAGTGTCATGGCTGTGAGTAAGAAGGCAATAAAACCTTCTTCAAGATAATCGATTAGTTTATGCATGATAGCTCAAAAACAACAGAACAGATAAAGAAGTAAGCATTCACCGAATGAAAGGTGAATGCTTCGGGAGAGCAATACTCGTTACATCTTATTGCATTTCAGTACGGCATTAATCTTATCGATGCCGACATTATCTTCAAACTTTTTCCATACTGGCTTCATTGCGGTTGCCCACAGTGCAGCTTGTTCATTGGTTAAAGTGTGAACTTTGGTGCGACCAGAAGCAATAATATACTCTTTATCGGCCTCGGCTGCTTCAAGTGCCCATTGTGTTTCTTTTAAGGTGACTTCTTTAATAATGGCGGCTAGTTCAGTTTGAATATTTTTAGGGAGTGAAGTCCAGAACTCAGTACTGGTCACTAATACATATTCTAAAACGCCATGGTTAGATTCTGTGAAATCACTTTGCACTTCAAAGAATTTTTTGGTGCGGATATTTGACCAGGTATTTTCCTGACCATCAATAACGCCAGTTGACAAGGCATTATACACTTCTGAAAAAGACATTTTTTGTGGGTTGGCATTCACGGCCTTAAACTGCGCTTCTAATACATCCGAGCTCATAATACGAAATTTTTCACCCTTGGCATCATCAGGCACGATGAGAGGTTTGTTAGAAGAAAGTTGCTTCATACCATTAAGCCAATAGCCTAAACCTTGGAAACCTTTGTTATTGGCTGCATTGAGTAATGCCTGACCCGCTGGGCCACCCGTAAAACAGGCAACTGCATTATTGTCTTTAAACAAGAACGGCAGATCAAATAGACCCCATTTTTTGGTGTATTTGCCAAACTTAGATAGAGAAGGGGCAGCAAGCTGTACATCACCTAAAAGTAGCGCTTTTAGTACTTCTTTATCGTTATACAGTTGTGAATTGGGATAAACTTCAATTCTGACTTTTCCCTTGAGTCGTTGTGCAACTAATTCCTGCAAGTATTTGGCAGCTTTGCCTTTGGGGGTTTTCTCAGTGGTGACATGAGAAAATTTAATGACAATTTCTTTTGCCATCAAGGTGTTAGAAAACGCGAGAGAACAAATGATTAATACCGAAAATATTTTAATCAGAGGCATAGTTATTCCTAATTTTGATTGTAATAAAGTGTGTTAACAGTCTTATTTATACTACTAAGAATCTATCTTGTCTATGTCTTGATATAGATTATTTTCACTGTAAGTTCAGTTTGTCATCAATTTCAGCGATTACAGCGGATAGGGCATGGGAAAAAGCCTCGATTAGCTGAGTATTTTGCACTTCGTTCAATTGGACGGTTAATGTATTAAGTGCCGTTGCACCAATATTTGCACTGAGACCTCGTACTGTATGTGTCAGTCTTTTTATTTCATCATTATTCAGCGTTGAGGTGTCAGTATTTCGATAGCCGTGAGCGAACTTAGTTAATATTTTTTTGTAAATGTTTGTATTCCCAGAGAAATAAGAAAGCCCCAAATCAGTATCAAGGGTTTTAAAACCGGCTAAAAAATCGGCCTCTTCAGAATCATGAGGTGATTTTTTAGAGACAGTCTTTTCCGCTGTCGTTTCACCCGAGATATATTTTATCAACACTTCATAGAGCGTATTGACATCAATGGGCTTATTGAGATGTTCATTCATTCCTGCTTGCATGGTTTTTTGCAAATCTTCAAAATGGGCATTGGCTGTTATGGCAATAATAGGAATGTTTTTATCTTGTTTACGAATTATCTGACTTGCTTCATAGCCATCCATGATAGGCATTTGAATGTCCATGATAATTAATTGATAGTGATTATTGCTGAACTTTTCGGTGGCTTCTAGGCCATCGTTGGCAATATCTATACTGAGCTTACTCTCCTCAAGTAAGCTTAAAATAATTTCTTGATTAATCTGATTATCTTCAGCGAGGAGGATTTTTCCGTTAAGTGTATTAATTTGTTGTTTGAGTGTGGCAGTGAGTTCTGCTTCTGATGATTGATTTAAATCGGCACTCATGGCAGGCTTTAAATTTTCTGGAGCATGAGTGTCAGTAGGAATTTCTTCCATTTTAATTTCAAAAATAAAATGACTACCCTTACCGAGTTCACTTTTCAACCAGATTTTACCACCCATCATTTCGACTAGATTTTTTGAAATAAATAATCCCAGGCCAGTACCACCGTGTTTGCGCGTGGTACTGGCATCGGCCTGAGAAAAAGATTGGAAAAGTTTTCTCTGTTGCTCAGTTGAGAGGCCAATACCGGTATCGCTCACTTCAAAGCGAAGGCAATTTTTGCTGACTTTACTGACAGATAGGCTTACCTTACCGGCAGGCGTAAATTTTATGGCGTTATCAATGAGATTCATTAAAACTTGTGACAACCTTAAATCATCCGCATAAAAATGCTTGCCCAATTGTGAATCATAATTGATGCTTAAATGAATGTTTTTCTCAATGCTTTTAAATTTTAGCTTATCGACAACATCGTTAATTAATGCAGGCAAATCGAAATTGATTTTTTCTATGCTGAGCTTTCCTGCTTCCATTTTGGAAAAGTCTAAAATGTTATTGATGATGCCTAGCAATGATTTTGCTGATTTATCAATGATCTGCAAAAACTTCTTTTGCTTGCTACTGGAGTCAGTTTCAAGTGCTAGATGGGTCATGCCGATAATACCGTTCATCGGTGTTCGTATTTCATGACTCATATTGGCTAAAAATTCAGATTTCGCCAAGGTGGCAGCAATGGCATTTTCTTTAGCATCAATCAAGAGTCGTTCAGCTTCTTTCTGCTCGTCAATATTTTTCCAGAGCACATGAATTACGCCACGATTATTGAGCAAGATATGAGTCAGAACTACTTCTACCCAAAATTCATCCCCATTCATGTTCAGATGTTTCCATTCAAAGGTATGGGAGGGCTTATCAATGGCCAGAGAAACCATTTCTCTGGATTTTTCAGCGCTTAAACGCCCATCAGGTTGGGTATGGGGTGATAGCTCTTCAGGTAGCATATTGATAACTTCATTTTTTGAATGAGCCTTGAGCATTTTAACGGCTTGTGAATTGCAATTGAAAAATTGATTGCTACTGGTATCGAATAAAAGCACGGCATGAGAAGAACTTTCAAACACTAAATTATAGAGCTCTTTTTGCTCTTCTAATTGTAGATTGTGTTTTTTTAACTCTCTTTGGCGATAAGATAAAAAGACGACGAGAACAAAGACCACAAAGAGGATTTGCCAAATTAAACTATAATCAACTTCACTTTCATATTTTATGCTGATCCATTTATTAATGATTTTTTGAATCCTATCCTGACCAATATGATTGATGGCTTTTTGTAAAATCTGTAATAACATTTCATCATCATTACGTACTGCCGAGTCCATGTCCCAGGTTTCCATAAAGCGTCCGGTGATTTTTAATTCACCGGTGTATTCGTTTTTAAAAATATGAGCGATACCTGCCAGCGTACCGATATAACCAAATAGTTCACCATCTTTAACTTTTCTTGATTACCCATAAAGCTCCGCCATTTTTAGGAGCTTTCCATTCATAGGTGGCGTTTTCATCGCCACGCATAAAAACCTTGGCATCATGTCTTTTAAGTTAAAGCGTCTATTAAACCGATAACAAAATTCAGCAAGATACCGAGGTAAATGTTTTGAGTTAATGGAATGATAGCTTCCCTTCATAGAGTTTTTAATATTACCTATCATAGTGTTAACCCAGATAAACTCAATTTTATCAACACTTGCCG of the sulfur-oxidizing endosymbiont of Gigantopelta aegis genome contains:
- a CDS encoding TRAP transporter substrate-binding protein, with translation MIKIFSVLIICSLAFSNTLMAKEIVIKFSHVTTEKTPKGKAAKYLQELVAQRLKGKVRIEVYPNSQLYNDKEVLKALLLGDVQLAAPSLSKFGKYTKKWGLFDLPFLFKDNNAVACFTGGPAGQALLNAANNKGFQGLGYWLNGMKQLSSNKPLIVPDDAKGEKFRIMSSDVLEAQFKAVNANPQKMSFSEVYNALSTGVIDGQENTWSNIRTKKFFEVQSDFTESNHGVLEYVLVTSTEFWTSLPKNIQTELAAIIKEVTLKETQWALEAAEADKEYIIASGRTKVHTLTNEQAALWATAMKPVWKKFEDNVGIDKINAVLKCNKM
- a CDS encoding ATP-binding protein → METWDMDSAVRNDDEMLLQILQKAINHIGQDRIQKIINKWISIKYESEVDYSLIWQILFVVFVLVVFLSYRQRELKKHNLQLEEQKELYNLVFESSSHAVLLFDTSSNQFFNCNSQAVKMLKAHSKNEVINMLPEELSPHTQPDGRLSAEKSREMVSLAIDKPSHTFEWKHLNMNGDEFWVEVVLTHILLNNRGVIHVLWKNIDEQKEAERLLIDAKENAIAATLAKSEFLANMSHEIRTPMNGIIGMTHLALETDSSSKQKKFLQIIDKSAKSLLGIINNILDFSKMEAGKLSIEKINFDLPALINDVVDKLKFKSIEKNIHLSINYDSQLGKHFYADDLRLSQVLMNLIDNAIKFTPAGKVSLSVSKVSKNCLRFEVSDTGIGLSTEQQRKLFQSFSQADASTTRKHGGTGLGLFISKNLVEMMGGKIWLKSELGKGSHFIFEIKMEEIPTDTHAPENLKPAMSADLNQSSEAELTATLKQQINTLNGKILLAEDNQINQEIILSLLEESKLSIDIANDGLEATEKFSNNHYQLIIMDIQMPIMDGYEASQIIRKQDKNIPIIAITANAHFEDLQKTMQAGMNEHLNKPIDVNTLYEVLIKYISGETTAEKTVSKKSPHDSEEADFLAGFKTLDTDLGLSYFSGNTNIYKKILTKFAHGYRNTDTSTLNNDEIKRLTHTVRGLSANIGATALNTLTVQLNEVQNTQLIEAFSHALSAVIAEIDDKLNLQ
- a CDS encoding ATP-binding cassette domain-containing protein, with the translated sequence MSIFSIDGLCLAFGTHVLLDKANFSLEMGERVCLIGRNGTGKTTLMRLIQGEMQADEGDVRKKDGLIVSSLSQEVPHEARGSVFDIIASGLGDAARLLQEYNHVLHDVANGDEQALNKMEKIQHELESVNGWSLVQKVEETISRLQLSADSLIEDLSGGLKRRVMLAKALVIEPDILMLDEPTNHLDIESILWLENFLKSYSGCVLFITHDRIFLQNVATRILELDRGQLVSFPGDYQTYLRRKEEMLHAEEKANDLFDKKLAEEEVWIRQGIKARRTRNEGRVRALKAMRNERSERRDLQGKAKMELDDKKNSGKLVVEVDNISYQYDKQVIVKDFSTVIMRGDRIGIIGPNGVGKTTMLNLLLGELTPQSGQVKLGTKLEIAYFDQLRNQLDEEKSIIENIGQGREFVSINGRDRHVFSYLGDFLFSSERAKVSVKALSGGGRNRLLLAKLFTKPANLLILDEPTNDLDSETLELLESLLIEYKGTLIIVSHDRAFLNNVITSSLVFEADGINEYVGGYDDWLRQRKSVVAPVSKSTNAPVSAVVNAQVKPLVKLSYKEQRELDNLPAKIETLESQQAELETQIAQPEFYQQDQGDVARKLSELEAVNQQLDTIYTRWDELEEKKSGS
- a CDS encoding TRAP transporter small permease, whose protein sequence is MHKLIDYLEEGFIAFLLTAMTLVTFSQVVARYVFNSGAVWALELTTYLFAWLVMFGAAYCVKKGVHISIDSFVDLFSKRTRKYITLSAIGFCLLYCAILFKGGWDYIAKLKLIGIEAEDLPIEEWKIKIILPVGFALIFFRLLEVAWKVYKGEVETMHFVNETDQLLEEINQTEALEQTKK
- a CDS encoding TRAP transporter large permease, which produces MTATALFIMLFFFMLIGVPVGFSLGLASTLTILIFSDDSMASLAGKIFTAMEHYTLMAIPFFILASAFLTTGGAARRLVDFAVDSVGWIRGGLAMASVLACMMFAAVSGSSPATVVAIGSIVIAGMVREGYTQSFAAGVISTAGTMGILIPPSIVMVVYAAATDVSVGRMFLAGVIPGLMIGIMMMITIYFIARKKNFPNVPFKGGKQLLHSAINASGGLFLIVIIMGGIYGGIFTPTEAAAVAAVYAFIIAVFAYRDIKFSHVPKVIIDAGKTSVMLMFIIANALLFAFVLTSERIPHEIAELIISIGLPTWGFLLIVNIMLLIAGNFMEPSGILLIMAPILFPIAIQLGIDPIHLGIIMVVNMEIGMITPPVGLNLFVTSGITGMSMIEVIKATYPWLLLLLSFLMIITYVPEVSLFLPTLLMGPETVNM